From the genome of Gemmatimonadaceae bacterium:
AGCGCCTTGCGTCGCAGGTCATGGTATTCCTCATCCTGCGCCGCGTCGCGGGCGGCCTGCTCATCAAACGCGGTGCGTCCCGGCGCGGCCAGCTCGGCGCCGTACCCCGTGCCGCGGATCGTGTCGACCAGACGCTCGGGCGACACGGTCGCCGGGTCGTACGTGACCGTGGCGTCGTGCATCATGAAGTTCACGTTGGCCATCGCGACGCCGGGCTGTTTCTCGAGCGCGCGTTGCACGCGCGCCTGGCAGGCCGCGCACGTCATCCCGGTCACCGGAATGCGAAGAGTGCGCGATGCGTTCGGTTGCGTCTCGTCAGGCACCCGCGTGGTGATCGTCATGGCTCGCTACTCCGCGACCAGGCGTCCGCGCAGCATGCTCATGCCGCACATGAACTCGTAGGTACCCGCCTTCGGCGGCGTGACCTGCACGCTCGTGTCCTCGCCGGTGGGCAGGAACTTCCGAATCGCAAAGTCCGGAAAGACGACTTCCTCGGAGCAGCTCGAACGATCGCGACGCTCGAAGACGAGGCGGACTGACTGCCCCGCCTTCACTCGAACCGTGGCCGGCTCGTAGCCGCCATCGACCACGATGCGCACCTCCGCCGGGCCGGCGGACGTTCCCACGGTGGCCACGGCCGGTGCGTGCGAGAAGAAGAAGTACCAGTTGATCC
Proteins encoded in this window:
- a CDS encoding cupredoxin domain-containing protein, which encodes MSSAEWAIAFAGIAVIAWINWYFFFSHAPAVATVGTSAGPAEVRIVVDGGYEPATVRVKAGQSVRLVFERRDRSSCSEEVVFPDFAIRKFLPTGEDTSVQVTPPKAGTYEFMCGMSMLRGRLVAE